The window GACCAACGTTTCATTTCCATTGTTCGATCAATGGAAAACAAACTAAAAATGATCACTAAGGATAAGATCCCAAGGCTTGTCATATCTTGTTCTAAATTGATTTTGGCAACTTTCCAAATCACAAGTCCCACTGCCATAAGGACAGCCGCTTGCAGTGCCACATAGACCATCACACCCATAGGAGGTTTTGGATCATACTTTTCCGTGTAAGCTGGTTCTTTGAAGGCATCCTCAGGCGTTTGTAAGTAGGTTGGTTTCCAACCGGGAGGTCCAAAAATAGTTTTGAAAATATCTCCCATCGACTTACATTTGAAGATTTGAAAGAACATATCCTTAAACACGTGTAAGTTGACTGTGATGGGATTAAATGAGTTCACTGGTTTTGTCAAACCATAGATTGGTTCATCTGTTTCCCACTCAAAGGATCCAAACAAACGGTCCCAAATGATAAAGATCCCACCGTGGTTACGATCGAGATACTTCCTTTGGGTTCCGTGGTGGACTCTATGGTTAGAAGGAGTCACCATAAATTCTTCCAAAAATCCAAGTTTGCCAATGAAACGGGTGTGGACCACAAATTGGTATACTTTTAAGATCCGGTGGCTCAATAAAAACATCGCCCATGGGATTCCAAGGAGTGCCATCGCAAGGAAGTACGTATATTCAAAAATCCTTTGTAAGCCGTTCCCACGAAACGCCACCGATAGGTTCATTTCTTGAGTGGAATGGTGGGTGACATGGGTTGCCCAAAACAAATTGATTTCATGGCAATGCCTGTGAAACCAGTAGTAGATAAAATCAGCAAATACCACAGAGAAAGTCCAAGCACCAAGGGCCTGCCAATTCACAACAAAACTAGGTGAAAATTGGAAGGGACTTATCAGAGGGAAAAAATGATAACCAAGTGCAGACAAAGAGTAATTCTTTTCGACGATATCATAAACATAAAGGGCACCAAGTAAGATGACCACTCCCACAAGTGCAAAGATGACACCTGTGCTAACATCAGCTATGAGAACATTCAAACGGTAAAATTGTTTGCCCTTCATATAAGAAACAAAAATTTCAATACCGATCAGTGCGACCATGACGATAAAGGCGTATTCCATAAAGGCATCGCTATTCATGCGTGTATTTTCCTCACTAGAGACTAGGCTTTTGAATCACGTCCACTAAGTCAATGTCCATTTCTTTCCAATAAACTACATAGATTGTGACGTTTCTATGAATTTAAACTTGTTCCAGCGGGCTTTTTGGGGTAAGACTTTTAGAAAGAATGTAATTTCTTGTCCCGTAAGGTGGCAAAGAAAAGATTGGCTAATGGTGAAAGGACCTACACAATGAAAGAGGAAATACCTGTTCTCAAAGGGAAAACCAAAAAAGAACTAGAAGAGATATGTGTTTCCTTGGGTCTTGAAAAATACCGAGCGGCACAAATTTACACGGGAATTTATAAGAGTCGTTATACGACAATTGATCAGTTTACTACCCTCTCCAAAGAGGTTCGGGAAAAGTTAAAAGAGCACACCCAATACCCTGAAATTGAAATCGGCCGCGATTTGGTTTCCAAAGAAGATGGCACTCGTAAATTTACCTTTTATGTGGGTGAAAACAAAGAGATCGAAGCGGTTTGGATTCCCTCAGGGGATGGGGGCCGAAAAACCATTTGTATTTCCTCTCAAATTGGATGTACCCTCAATTGTAAATTTTGTGCCACAGGCCTTTTGGAATACAAAGGCAATTTACAAACCTGGCAAATCCTCGACCAAGTTTTGCAAGTAGAGCGTCTTGTGGGAGACCGAGCGACAAACATTGTATTTATGGGAATGGGTGAGCCCATGCACAATTATTTTTCAGTGATGAAAGCAGCCCACATTTTACGTGACAAGGATGCCTTTGGACTCGGTGCCCTTCGGATTACGATTTCCACAGCTGGAGTGACAACAGGGATCAATCGTTTCATTGAAAATAAAGAACCTTTTAATTTTGCCATCTCTCTGAACCACCCAAACCCGAACGCACGTTCTTCTGTCATGGACGTAAACGACAAACATCCATTAGAAAAACTCATTGATTCTGCCAAACGATTCACAAAGGAACTCGATCGTGCCATCACTTTTGAATATGTGATGATTCCCGATGTGAACATGGGCCGGGACAATGCAGAACGGCTCGCAAAAATTGCAAGGTCTGTGAACAAATGTAAGATCAATGTGATCCCCCTCAATACAGATTTTACGGGATGGCGTAGACCCACTGATGATGAGGTCAAAGATTTTGTCATGCATCTCAAAGCAAAAACAACAGCTCCCATTCTCAATCGCCGAAGTCCTGGTCGGGACATCAATGGCGCTTGTGGAATGTTAGCTCTCAAAGGAATTCGTAGTGAAACGACAAAGTAAGTGGATTTTGATTTTGTGTTTGGCTCTTAATGTTTCCAACTGCCAAGACATCGTGGAACAAAAATGCCAAATGGCATGTGAAAAATTTGTTTCTTGTACAGAAGAGGAACTCAAACTCACACTCTCTCCTGATGTGAAACGAACAGGGCGAATCCAATGTATGGATGGATGTACCACACATAATAGTGATATATTACAATGTTTTGACCAAGAACCAAACTCTTGCAAGGGGTTTGGACAATGCCTTGTCCAAATTGGTACATTTGAATGAAAGAATCTCTCTCCGCATCGGAACGTATTTTTTATCGAATTTTACTCCTAATGGCGTCTTTGCCAATCCTTTTCACATTGCCACTTGATGTGATTGACATTGACAGTGCCCAATATGCAGGCATTAGCCGAGAACTTGTCCTTTCGAATGATTTTTTTACTCTCATCGACAATGGACGTCGCTATTTAGATAAACCCATCCTAACATTTTGGACGATAGCCACATCTTTTTTCTTTTTTGGAATCAATAACATTGCCTTTCGAATTCCAGCCATTTTCCTAAGTTTGCTTTCTGTTTATTCCATCTACCGCATCACGATTTTGACAGGTGGAAAAGAAAGACAAGGATACCTTGCGTCACTTGCGTATTTACTGGCACCAGGTGTGTATGCCATGATTGTCGATCCCAAAATCGATGTATATCTTACCGCCTATTTGGTGTTTACCTATCATTTTTACTATTTGGGTAGAAAACAAAATCCAAATTATTTTTATCTGATGTATCTCATGATGTCGATGGGCTTTATCACAAAGGGTCCCATTTCTGTTGTGATCCCTGCCATTTCCATTGGAGGAGACATCTTATTTCGCAGAGATTGGAAGTTGCTTTTTTCCATGAAAGTTCCGACAGGGATTTTTGTTTTAATTTCGTTACCGGCACTTTGGTGTTACTTCTTATACCAAAACTTCAATTCCTATGGTCCCGTTTTCTTTTTGTGGATCCAGTCTTTCGGTCGTTTTTACCGAGAAATGTATGATATCAAGTTTGATCCTTTTTATTTTTATAAATCCTTTTCTTGGGCATTCTTTAGCGGGCTTGTGCCCATGGTCATCTATCTTGTTTTCCATTCCTACCAATACACCAAATCACTTGGATGGAAAGAGATCCTAAGAAAGATTCGTGCCAATGAATACAAAGAAGTGGATTATGTGATTCCCTTTTGGGTCTTTCTCTTTTTGTTTCTCATATCTTTTTCCCGATACCCACTGCCTCAGTATACCTATTGGGTACTTCCTGCGGCTGCTCTCTACTTTGGAAAGATCATGGAAGAGAGTCTGTTTCAGTCCAATGTCGCAAGACTCAGGCCATCCTTTCTCATCGCTGGTCTCGTGTATCTAGTTGGGTATTTTTTAATCCCCGTGTTTGTATCGGATGTTGGGATCTTGTACTATGTTTTCGGTGCGATTGGGATTGTTTTCATTTTGCTTTCGGCACAACTCATCCCTCTTGAAATTCTCATCACACTTGTGGGTGCGACTCTGTTTTTCTCTGCGATCAGTTTGCAGTTTTATCCTCTCCTTACAAGTTACCAACCTTCGAAAGAATTTGGAGCAAAAATAAAGGAATTAGAACCAGAAGAACCTGTCGTTTATACATTTTGGATGTCCAATTCCAAACGATCCTATGGGTTTTATGCGGAACGAAATTTTCGTAATATCTATGATCGAGAGAAATTGGATAAACTTTGGTCCGAAAAACCGGAACGACTGATGATTTTACCATCTGAAAAATTGGACCAATTGCGAGAGATGGTAGGATCTAGTTACGAAATCATCCCAGTTTTAGAGAAAGATGCCTTCAAAGTGGCCACACCTACCATCACTTTCCTCAAGAAAGAGACAAGAAACCTTGTCACAAAGAAAATTTCTTTGGTTTGGGTGAAAAAAATGCAGGGGAAATCTTCTAAAAACTCGAAAGTATAACTAGGCTAAATTGTGTAAGTCTGGTTTTTAGGGCCCTTCGATGTCAAAGTCAGGGCCTTTTTTTTGCACAGGCCTTAGGATCGATCCGAATTCCTTCCCTCCCTTCATTGGATTCCCATCCTATCCACCCAATTGTATCTCTTTTTTAACATTTGTTTGGTGGCATTTTTTGGTTTTATTGAGACTAAGTTTCAACTAAGAAAGTTCTGAAAAAAAATTCGATTATGTCTCTTTTAATGTTTTTTCGCATCCAAAACCCTTACATACTTGCTTTTTTTCGGATTTTACCTTTCCTTGTCAGAAGACAGTGTAAACGGATTCAGGAAATCTGCGAATGAATATAAAAATACTCAAGATCTCTGTGCCCATCGTTGCAGTTGCAGCGCTTGCATATTTGATTTTTTCACCTAGCCGTTATGTGGGCTATTCACCCGACCAGCCCATCCCCTTCAACCACAAGATACATGCGGGCGATAATAAAATCGACTGTAAGTATTGCCATACAGGCGTTGAAAACTCGGCCCATGCCACAGTTCCCCCAAGTTCCACTTGTATGAACTGCCATGGAGCAGGTAACGTAGCGGGAAACCAAGAACATGTTAAGTGGCTCAAAGCTCAATACGAAAGCAACACTCCAGTTTCCTGGGTGAAGGTCCATGACCAACCAGACTTCGTATACTTCAACCACTCACGACACGTGCAACGCGGCGTTGATTGTTCCACATGTCATGGCAACATGGCAGAGATGGTAAAGGTTAAACAGTCCAAGTCCCTCAATATGGGATTTTGTGTCGATTGCCATAGAGAGAACAATGCTCCTAACGATTGTTCTACGTGCCACAGATAATCGGGAGACAAGTAATAATTTATGATGAAAGACGATAGTTTCCAAAAAGAAAAAAAGTCGCTTTGGCAGTCTTATGAACTTCGCGGTACTTCTCGCGAAAAAGAACTCCAAAAACAAGAGTTCTACAAATCACCAGATCCTTTGATTGCAAAAATCAAAAAAGGTGACTTTGATAGAAAAACATTCCTAAAGTTTATGGGTGCATCCGTTGTGATGACGACGGTTGGTTGTATCCAAAAACCAGCTGAAAAAATTGTTCCTTATGTGAACCTCACCATTAAAAATCCAGACAATAACGAAGTAGAACAATACGACTTCGTAAAACATGGACACTCTTATCACTATGCTTCGGTTTGTGGTGGATGTTCAGTTGGTTGTGGGATACTCGTAAAAGCAAAAGATGGCCGTCCTTTGAAACTCGAAGGAAATCCAAACCATCCAATTTCAGAAGGTGCATTATGTGCTTCTGGACAAGCTTCTATTTTTGATCTTTATGATGCAGACCGTGCCAAAGAACCACAACAAATTGTGAATGGTGTCGCTAAGTCCAGTGACTGGTTTGTTTTAGATAAAGACGTAAAAGAAAAATTACAAGCAAACAAAGGAAAGACGGTCATTGTCACAAAACCTCTTTCTTCTCCTGCAACTAAAGAATTTGTTTCTGAATTTTTACGATCTGTTGGTGGTGGAAAACACTTAGAAGTGGCTTTTGCTTCTTCTGATGATGCGATCACCATTGCACAAGAAAAATCATACGGAAAGGCAGTTCTTCCAAACTACCACTTTGATAAAGCAAAAGTGATCCTTTCCATCGATAGTGACTTCTTAAACCAAGTCAACTATCACAACGATTTTTCAAAACGAAGAGACTTACAAAGAAATTCTAAGTCGATGAATGTTTTCATCGCAGCAGAATCTCACCCGTCCATGGCAGGTTCGAATGCTGACCAAAGAGTTCCCATCAAACCTGGTGACCAAAGAAAGTTTGCCCTCTTAATTGCAAAGGCACTCTCTGATTTGGGAGTAGGCGGCGCCACTGGTGTCTCCGGAATCAACGTTGATACGACTGCTTCTGAACTTGGTATTTCCAAAGAAGTTGTGGTTCGCACAGCGAAGGCTCTCGCTTCTGCTAAGGGTGAATCCCTTGTGGTTTCTGGTGGATCGAACACACTCACTGAAGATGCAGTGGATTTGCAAATCGCAGTCAATATGTTAAACAGCATGCTTGGTAACGATGGAAAAACCATCGATGCGGGAAATCCTTTGAAAGAAGGAAAATCCAACTACGCTGAAAACTTAAAATCTCTCGCAAAAGACTTAAAGGAAAGAAAGGCCGGAGTGGTCATTCTTTTTGGTGTGAACCCTGTGTATGAAGCACCGAACGGTGATGAGTGGAAAAAACTCCTTCATGAAGCAGCGCAAGTGGTACAAGTTTCTGACCGTGCGGATGAAACAGCCCTTGCTTCCAACTGGCTTGCTCCTGTATCACACTTCCTTGAGTCTTGGGGTGATAACGAATCCGTGGCAGGAATTGTATCGGTTCAACAACCAACCATCCGACCTCTTTTCCAATCCAAAGCATTTGAAGATATGCTCATTGGTTGGGCTGGTGGAAAGTTACTTGGTTCCGAGTCTCTCTACGAATACCTCAAAACAAAATACTCGAAAAAAACCAATTGGGAAGACTTACTTCGCAAAGGTGTCCTTGTTTCCGGAAATCCAAAAGCTGACAAAGCAGGGCGCTCTTTCCGAGGAACCATCGCACCTCTCGCACCTTCCAAATCTGGTTTAACAGTTTCCCTATACGAAAGCACAGCTCTCGGAACAGGAGAAAGAGCCAACAACTCCCAACTCCAAGAACTTCCAGATCCAGTTTCTAAAGTCACTTGGGACAATTATGTGGCGATCAGCCCACAATACTCACGTTCGTCGGGAATCAAACTAAACGACGTGGTGACTGTGACGGTAAACGGAAAGTCATTTGAACTTCCAGCCCTTGTCCAACCAGGACTTCACCCGGAAGCGGTGGGAATTGCTCTTGGTTACGGAAGGACTAATGTGGGTGAGATCGGTAATGGTGTGGGTAAAAATGCAAGCCTCCTTGCAGCGGAAGTCAACGGAACAACGGTTTACTCTGGTTTATCCATCACTCTTTCCCCTACAGGAAAAAAATACAAACTCGCTACCACGCAAGACCATCATATGATGAGCCCTGGTGTGATGATGGGTGTGGAATGGAAAGAAAGACCTCTTATCATTTCCGCAAAACTACAAGACTATTCTAAGAATCCAAGTGCAGGGATCCCTGAGCCTGAGATTCCTAAAATCTTAATCGATGGAAAATTACAAAGAGCACAAGGGGCAAACGCTCCTTCCGACCAACCAGGAAGCCAATTCGCTTACCCTGGATACAAATGGGGGATGGCAGTCGACCTAACTTCTTGTTCTGGTTGTGGTGCTTGTGTCGTTGCATGTAATATTGAAAACAACGTGCCAATGGTAGGACGTGACGAAGTGAGAATGGGTCGTGAGATGCATTGGCTTCGTATCGACCGTTACTACATTGGTGATCCTGAAAAACCAGAATCACTCGAAATCGCACACCAACCACTCATGTGCCAACATTGTGATAACGCTCCTTGTGAGACAGTTTGTCCAGTGGCAGCCACCGTTCACAGTTCGGAAGGAACCAATGATATGGTTTACAACCGTTGTGTGGGAACTCGTTACTGCTCGAACAACTGCCCTTACAAAGTGCGTCGTTTTAACTGGTTAGAACATTGGAATGAACATAGTTTGCTTGGGGATGCAATGCCAACGTTTAAGGCACGCCCTCCAAGAAACCTTGGCCTAAACCCAGATGTCACCGTTCGTTCTCGTGGGGTCATGGAAAAATGTAACTTCTGTGCTTCTCGTGTTGCTGAGAAAAAAATCGCAGCGAAAAACGAAGGGCGCACTCTGAAAGATGGGGAAGTGAAAGCCGCTTGTGAACAAACTTGTGCCTCCGGTGCCATTGTGTTCGGTAACGTAAACGATCCTGAATCAAAAGTAGCGAAGCTCTTGAAAGACCCTAGGTCTTACAAACTTCTGGAATACCTAAACATCGGACCTGCCGTCAGTTATTTGACCCGAGTTCGAAACGAAGTTTAACAGGGAGAACACAAAGGGAATGTCATTAACACAAGCAGTTAGAGATAAATTAGATATCCCCGACCTGGTCACAGGCGGGAAATCGCTAAAAGATGTAACCGTTGATATCGCAAAACCAAACGAAGATTTCCCTACCAAACTTTGGTGGAATACCTTCCTATTGGTTTTGACAATCACCCTGATCGACGTAGCCATTATCGGTTATTTGTTTTACGAAGGCCTTTACTTACTTGGGATCAACAACCCAGTGGGTTGGGGGTTTTTCGTCGTCAACTTCGTATTTTGGATTGGTATCGGTCACGCAGGGACATTGATCTCTGCGGTATTATACCTTTTTCGCCAAGGATGGAGAACAGGGATCAACCGTGCCGCGGAAGCGATGACCATCTTTGCCGTACTCGTTGCGGTATCAAACCTCATCCTCCACGTAGGTCGTCCATGGCTTGGATTTTGGCTTTTCCCATATCCAAACGAAAGGGGACCACTTTGGGTGAACTTCCGTTCCCCACTGATTTGGGACACATTTGCGGTATCTACCTACCTTTCCATTTCCATGGTGTTCTGGTATTTGGGTCTTATCCCTGACCTTGCGACCCTTCGGGATCGTGCAACGGAAACTTGGAGAAAGAACTTATACAACGTCCTAGCCTTTGGTTGGGTTGGTTCGGCAAGAGCTTGGTCTCATTTGGAAATCGTTTCCATGATTTTGGCCGCTCTTTCCACACCACTTGTACTTTCGGTTCACACCATCGTATCCTTCGACTTCGCGGTTTCCATCCTTCCAGGTTGGCACACGACCATCTTCCCTCCATACTTCGTTGCCGGTGCGATTTTCTCCGGATTTGCGATGGTGGTAACCCTTATGGTCATTGCTCGTGAAGTGTTCAACTTAAAGAACTACATCACAATGAAACACTTGGACAACATGAATAAAATCATGATGGTGACAGGTCTTATTGTGGGTCTTGCTTACGGAACAGAATTTTTCATCGCTTGGTATTCTGGGAACGAATACGAAGTGTTCGCATTCTGGAATAGAGCATTTGGTCCTTATGGTTGGGCTTACTTTATCATGATTTCTTGTAACGTATTGTCACCACAGGTGTTCTGGTTCCGCAAACTCCGTTACAACATCCCCGTGATGTTTGTTGCTTCCCTTGTGGTGAACGTGGGTATGTGGTTTGAACGATTTGTGATCATGATGACACTAAACCGTGACTTTTTACCATCCAGTTGGGCTATGTATACGCCATCTCTTTTCGACTACGCGATGTTAATCGGAACGTTTGGTATCTTCTTCACTCTCTTCCTTCTCTGGTGCCGAATCATGCCAGTGATTGCGATTGCAGAAGTAAAAACAGTGATGCCACAAAAAGAAGGAGCACACCACTAGTATGTATCTTCCAAAATTAGAACAGTTTCATAAATACAAAGAAATGGACGAAGGTGTGCTCGGAATATTCGACACTCCTGAAGCCATCATGCATGCGGCAGAAAAAACAAAGGAAAAGGAATACACTGGTTTTGATTGTATCCTTCCTTACCCAGTGCACGGGATTGACGAAGCCATGGGAACTCCTAGATCAGGACTCCCTTGGGTCACTTTCTTTGCGGGGATTTTTGGATGCACCATTGGAATTTCATTCCAATACTTAACGCATGCACATGACTGGCCTCTCAATATCTCGGGAAAAGCTCTCAATGCATGGTTTGCCTATGTGCCAATCATCTTTGAATTAACCGTTTTTGCTGCTGGGATTTACACAGTAGCAGCTTTATGTTTTTTAAGCGGGATTCCCAAAGCAACTCGTCGGATCCTACATCCGGATTTGACGTCTCATAAATTCGGTCTTTGGATTCCAAAGTCTGCTAAAGGGTATAACGAATCCGATGTGGTTTCGTTTGTGAAAAGCCTTGGTGGATCCGAAGTAACCGTTGTGAAACCGGAGAACCAAAAATGAAACAAAACATCTTTCGTGTTTTCGCACTCGTGGCATTAGTTTTTCTCGCAAATTGCGATTATAAAACTCCTGTTTATGAATACTTTCCGAATATGTATGACTCTCCTGCAAGAGAGTCCCAAGAGGATGATTCCTTTGCATCGAATGGATCGGCATCTCGCATTCCACCAAAGGGTGCCATCCCAGTGGGATACTTTCCATACCCTTATGCGGCAGAAGCAACTCCGGACACACTTCCTGGTGCCGATAAAGGATTAAAAAATCCGATTGGTAAGGCAAGTTTAGGGGATCTCATGATCGGAGAAAAACGTTACCAAACCTACTGCACACCATGCCATGGTGTCCAAGGTTTAGGAAACGGATCAGTTGTGGGACCGGCTCCAAAGTTCCAACAACCACCTCCATCAGTTGTTTCTGAAAGAATACGTAGTTGGTCCGATGGACAAATCTACCACATCATCACGATGGGTCGGGGTCTTATGGGAAGTTATGCTTACCAAATCGAACCAGAAGACAGATGGAAGCTCATCGCTTACATCCGCAAACTTCAAGAATATGAAGTGAAAAATAAAAAGGCGAACTAGGGGAAATTATGAGCTCTACAAAAGCAGCGAAACTAGACGAAACATTATTGCAGTTCAAACTGCCAGTGTCCGTTCGTAATGCACTCATTGCCATGATCGGAGTGGGAGTGGTGAGTTTTCTCATCGCCTTTTTTGGATTTGGTCATGAGACGTCTCGCCATATGGACGAGGCAGGTCATTTCCACCATACGAATTTAGGATACCATATCTTACTCATTGGCGCATACTTCGTGATTGGACTTGCCATCACAGGGATTTTCTTTACAGCAATCCAACACCTAACTGGTTCTCAGTGGTCTGTGACAGTTCGTAGGATTTTTGAAACCTACGGATTATTTGCACCCATTGCTGGACTTCTCCTTGTGGGAGTGATCTTTGGAATGCATGACCTCTATGAGTGGGCAGATGCGACTGTTCGTGAAAACGACCACCTCATCCACCACAAATCAGGTTACTTAAATCCAACATCCTTTATCATTCGCTGTGTGCTTTTCATTGGAGTTTGGTCTGTCTTTGCTTACATCTTCCACGGGAAGTCAGTTGGCCAAGACAAAGACAAAGTTGTGGATACCACAAAGACCCTTGCTAAGATTTCCGGAGGATTCATCCTTTTCTTCGCAGTGTCCTGGTGCCTTATGTCCTTTGACCTTCTCATGTCACTTTCTCCGCATTGGTTCTCCACTATGTTTGGAGTGTATGCCTTTGCCGGTGCCTTCCAAACATCCCTTGCTTCTTACTTAATCGTCATTGCGATTCTAAAGAAAAATGGATACTTGGGTGAAGCAGTGAATGAAAACCACTACCACGACATCGCCAAGTTTTTACTAGGGATGACAACGTTTTGGGCCTACGTGGGTTTCTCACAATTC of the Leptospira biflexa serovar Patoc strain 'Patoc 1 (Paris)' genome contains:
- the nrfD gene encoding NrfD/PsrC family molybdoenzyme membrane anchor subunit — encoded protein: MSLTQAVRDKLDIPDLVTGGKSLKDVTVDIAKPNEDFPTKLWWNTFLLVLTITLIDVAIIGYLFYEGLYLLGINNPVGWGFFVVNFVFWIGIGHAGTLISAVLYLFRQGWRTGINRAAEAMTIFAVLVAVSNLILHVGRPWLGFWLFPYPNERGPLWVNFRSPLIWDTFAVSTYLSISMVFWYLGLIPDLATLRDRATETWRKNLYNVLAFGWVGSARAWSHLEIVSMILAALSTPLVLSVHTIVSFDFAVSILPGWHTTIFPPYFVAGAIFSGFAMVVTLMVIAREVFNLKNYITMKHLDNMNKIMMVTGLIVGLAYGTEFFIAWYSGNEYEVFAFWNRAFGPYGWAYFIMISCNVLSPQVFWFRKLRYNIPVMFVASLVVNVGMWFERFVIMMTLNRDFLPSSWAMYTPSLFDYAMLIGTFGIFFTLFLLWCRIMPVIAIAEVKTVMPQKEGAHH
- a CDS encoding DUF3341 domain-containing protein, with amino-acid sequence MYLPKLEQFHKYKEMDEGVLGIFDTPEAIMHAAEKTKEKEYTGFDCILPYPVHGIDEAMGTPRSGLPWVTFFAGIFGCTIGISFQYLTHAHDWPLNISGKALNAWFAYVPIIFELTVFAAGIYTVAALCFLSGIPKATRRILHPDLTSHKFGLWIPKSAKGYNESDVVSFVKSLGGSEVTVVKPENQK
- a CDS encoding cytochrome c3 family protein, which gives rise to MNIKILKISVPIVAVAALAYLIFSPSRYVGYSPDQPIPFNHKIHAGDNKIDCKYCHTGVENSAHATVPPSSTCMNCHGAGNVAGNQEHVKWLKAQYESNTPVSWVKVHDQPDFVYFNHSRHVQRGVDCSTCHGNMAEMVKVKQSKSLNMGFCVDCHRENNAPNDCSTCHR
- a CDS encoding sterol desaturase family protein, whose translation is MNSDAFMEYAFIVMVALIGIEIFVSYMKGKQFYRLNVLIADVSTGVIFALVGVVILLGALYVYDIVEKNYSLSALGYHFFPLISPFQFSPSFVVNWQALGAWTFSVVFADFIYYWFHRHCHEINLFWATHVTHHSTQEMNLSVAFRGNGLQRIFEYTYFLAMALLGIPWAMFLLSHRILKVYQFVVHTRFIGKLGFLEEFMVTPSNHRVHHGTQRKYLDRNHGGIFIIWDRLFGSFEWETDEPIYGLTKPVNSFNPITVNLHVFKDMFFQIFKCKSMGDIFKTIFGPPGWKPTYLQTPEDAFKEPAYTEKYDPKPPMGVMVYVALQAAVLMAVGLVIWKVAKINLEQDMTSLGILSLVIIFSLFSIDRTMEMKRWSRRTEVVRNMLFIVAFVLALVYSNIPQY
- the rlmN gene encoding 23S rRNA (adenine(2503)-C(2))-methyltransferase RlmN — encoded protein: MKEEIPVLKGKTKKELEEICVSLGLEKYRAAQIYTGIYKSRYTTIDQFTTLSKEVREKLKEHTQYPEIEIGRDLVSKEDGTRKFTFYVGENKEIEAVWIPSGDGGRKTICISSQIGCTLNCKFCATGLLEYKGNLQTWQILDQVLQVERLVGDRATNIVFMGMGEPMHNYFSVMKAAHILRDKDAFGLGALRITISTAGVTTGINRFIENKEPFNFAISLNHPNPNARSSVMDVNDKHPLEKLIDSAKRFTKELDRAITFEYVMIPDVNMGRDNAERLAKIARSVNKCKINVIPLNTDFTGWRRPTDDEVKDFVMHLKAKTTAPILNRRSPGRDINGACGMLALKGIRSETTK
- a CDS encoding c-type cytochrome, with the translated sequence MKQNIFRVFALVALVFLANCDYKTPVYEYFPNMYDSPARESQEDDSFASNGSASRIPPKGAIPVGYFPYPYAAEATPDTLPGADKGLKNPIGKASLGDLMIGEKRYQTYCTPCHGVQGLGNGSVVGPAPKFQQPPPSVVSERIRSWSDGQIYHIITMGRGLMGSYAYQIEPEDRWKLIAYIRKLQEYEVKNKKAN
- a CDS encoding TAT-variant-translocated molybdopterin oxidoreductase, with the protein product MKDDSFQKEKKSLWQSYELRGTSREKELQKQEFYKSPDPLIAKIKKGDFDRKTFLKFMGASVVMTTVGCIQKPAEKIVPYVNLTIKNPDNNEVEQYDFVKHGHSYHYASVCGGCSVGCGILVKAKDGRPLKLEGNPNHPISEGALCASGQASIFDLYDADRAKEPQQIVNGVAKSSDWFVLDKDVKEKLQANKGKTVIVTKPLSSPATKEFVSEFLRSVGGGKHLEVAFASSDDAITIAQEKSYGKAVLPNYHFDKAKVILSIDSDFLNQVNYHNDFSKRRDLQRNSKSMNVFIAAESHPSMAGSNADQRVPIKPGDQRKFALLIAKALSDLGVGGATGVSGINVDTTASELGISKEVVVRTAKALASAKGESLVVSGGSNTLTEDAVDLQIAVNMLNSMLGNDGKTIDAGNPLKEGKSNYAENLKSLAKDLKERKAGVVILFGVNPVYEAPNGDEWKKLLHEAAQVVQVSDRADETALASNWLAPVSHFLESWGDNESVAGIVSVQQPTIRPLFQSKAFEDMLIGWAGGKLLGSESLYEYLKTKYSKKTNWEDLLRKGVLVSGNPKADKAGRSFRGTIAPLAPSKSGLTVSLYESTALGTGERANNSQLQELPDPVSKVTWDNYVAISPQYSRSSGIKLNDVVTVTVNGKSFELPALVQPGLHPEAVGIALGYGRTNVGEIGNGVGKNASLLAAEVNGTTVYSGLSITLSPTGKKYKLATTQDHHMMSPGVMMGVEWKERPLIISAKLQDYSKNPSAGIPEPEIPKILIDGKLQRAQGANAPSDQPGSQFAYPGYKWGMAVDLTSCSGCGACVVACNIENNVPMVGRDEVRMGREMHWLRIDRYYIGDPEKPESLEIAHQPLMCQHCDNAPCETVCPVAATVHSSEGTNDMVYNRCVGTRYCSNNCPYKVRRFNWLEHWNEHSLLGDAMPTFKARPPRNLGLNPDVTVRSRGVMEKCNFCASRVAEKKIAAKNEGRTLKDGEVKAACEQTCASGAIVFGNVNDPESKVAKLLKDPRSYKLLEYLNIGPAVSYLTRVRNEV
- a CDS encoding Cys-rich protein, with protein sequence MKRQSKWILILCLALNVSNCQDIVEQKCQMACEKFVSCTEEELKLTLSPDVKRTGRIQCMDGCTTHNSDILQCFDQEPNSCKGFGQCLVQIGTFE
- a CDS encoding ArnT family glycosyltransferase, producing the protein MKESLSASERIFYRILLLMASLPILFTLPLDVIDIDSAQYAGISRELVLSNDFFTLIDNGRRYLDKPILTFWTIATSFFFFGINNIAFRIPAIFLSLLSVYSIYRITILTGGKERQGYLASLAYLLAPGVYAMIVDPKIDVYLTAYLVFTYHFYYLGRKQNPNYFYLMYLMMSMGFITKGPISVVIPAISIGGDILFRRDWKLLFSMKVPTGIFVLISLPALWCYFLYQNFNSYGPVFFLWIQSFGRFYREMYDIKFDPFYFYKSFSWAFFSGLVPMVIYLVFHSYQYTKSLGWKEILRKIRANEYKEVDYVIPFWVFLFLFLISFSRYPLPQYTYWVLPAAALYFGKIMEESLFQSNVARLRPSFLIAGLVYLVGYFLIPVFVSDVGILYYVFGAIGIVFILLSAQLIPLEILITLVGATLFFSAISLQFYPLLTSYQPSKEFGAKIKELEPEEPVVYTFWMSNSKRSYGFYAERNFRNIYDREKLDKLWSEKPERLMILPSEKLDQLREMVGSSYEIIPVLEKDAFKVATPTITFLKKETRNLVTKKISLVWVKKMQGKSSKNSKV